ctctttTACCTTCGACTCTGTTATTGTTGACTCTGCTACTGTCGACTCTGTAACTGTTGACTCTGTTTATGTCGACTGTTACACTTGACTCTTTTACCTTCGACTCTGTTATTGTCGACTCTGTTATTGTCGACTGTTACGGTCGACTTATACTTTCGACTCTGTTATTGTCGACTTTAGTATTGGTgactgttactgtcgactctgttactgtcgactcttaTACTTTCGACTCTGTTAtagtcgactctgttactgttgACTTTATTATTGTTGACACTGTTACTGTCGACTTTATTATTGTTgactgttactgtcgactcttaTACTTTCGACTCTGTTATAGTCGACCCTGTTAGTGTTGACTTTATTATTGttgactctgttactgtcgactttATTATTGTTgactgttactgtcgactctgttactgtcgactcttaTACtttcgactctgttactgtcgactctgttaacGTCAACTTTTATTGTCCACcattactgtcgactctgttattatcgactctgtttttgtcaactttattATCGTCAACTCGGTTACTGTCGACTGTTACTGCCAACTCTATTATTGTCGACTGTTACTGTTGACTCTATTATCGACAactattatcgtcaactctgttattgtcaactttgttattgtcaactttgttactgtcaaccctgttaatgtcaactctgttatcgtcgtcATATTCATGATGATTGTCATTGTCGTCACATTCATGATGAGATGTAAACATTCTCTTGTTCACAGGTTTTGCATTTGTGTCGCTGGTCAGTTATAAAGATCTGAATTCATCCAGCAATCTGTTCCACGATGTGAGCAGAAAAAAATCAGACATGGAGGAAAACGCCACTCACAAACTCAACTCAAAGGTGGTGACGGTCGTCGTCAGTAATCCAGACACCAAACACCTGTCAGAGCCGGTGACGCTCATCTTTACACACGTGGAGGTGAAGATGTGATTCTCAGCCAGATGTTTCTCTCTGTTCTCAAGCGGTTTAGTCATTCTCTTGTTCTGTGTTTTTCAGGAGAGGGTGGAGTCAAAGAGTGTGGCTTATAACTGTGTGTACTGGGCGGAGTCTGAGAGGGCGTGGTCTAGGCAGGGCTGCGAGAGGACGTGGtctaacagcactcatacagaaTGTTCCTGCTCTCACCTCAGTAGttttgctgttctgatgtcacTCTACCCTGTCCAGGTATACCAATGATTCAGATCTGACATATTTtagagtgctttcacacttgtGGATCGACTGTTTTGTTCCGTAACAGGGATTAGCATAGtttcaatgttgtttttttgttctcgGTGCAGtttgctttcacacggcaaagtttcaaAGCAAACCAAAATGATTAAATCAAGTCATGcatgagtaaactctcctcatgTTGGGGCAGAGTTTGGCTTATTTTCCAAGATTCCTCTAAGCTGTTGAGGACTCTGTTATCGTCGACTCTgctaccgtcgactctgttacagTAGACTCTGTTAAtgttaactctgttatcgtcgactctgctactgtcgactctgttattgTCGACTCTTTTACCTTCGACTCTGTTATTGTCGACTCTGCTACTGTCGACTCTATTATTGTCGACTCTGTTATTGTCGACTTATACTTTCGACTCTTTTGTCGAAACTCTTTTGTTGACCTGTTATCTTTCAGGGTTTGCTTTATTTTCCAAGATTCCTCTAAGctgttgttattttaatatatgacGATGATAAATGAGACTTTATAAGTGAAAAggtgcgctttaattttgaatggagACTCCCAGACACAGtgatcaccaaatataaatcatttCAGTCGTCAAGGGTTGGAATATATCAATTCTATATCAGAAATCACGATGgtattatattttttcatattcgGATTTAACAGGAAACTCACATTTAGGAAGCTAGGAATGACATCCTGCCTACTCATCGTTCTCTATTCTTATAGCCATGTATATGCCTATGATATAagcataatacactgtgatatagcctgatTTTGTTAGTTGGTTGgattgtattgctttctcactacaaacGAACTAGTCTAGAGTTCATTTCAACCAAGCCGAgacctcattcaggtgatctcagACTGATTGTTTTGGCAATTTGGTGATTGTGTTGTACATATATGCACAACCGAACCAAGCTTACGTGGCAAACGCACCAGGCTTCCAAACAAACGTCTATGTGTGAAAGCCCTCTTAGATTAAATGATGATCATTATGAACTCACATTTGTCTGTGTTTTGCCTGTTTCCCTCCTGCAGGACACGTTTGAGTTGGTGGTGATCACGCGTGTGGGTTTAGTTCTGTCTCTGCTCTGTTTATTCCTCTGTATCCTGACCTTCGGCTTCTGCCGCTCAATCCAAAGCACCCGGAACAGCATCCACCTCCATCTGAGCGTCTGCCTCTTCATCGCAGACCTCGTCTTCCTCTGCGGGATCTCCAGCACTCACAATCAGGTGTGTGTGGGTCTCATATCTAGAGTTAATAGGAGAATCAACAGTGATATCAAtcattatgaataatttccatttcTAATTTACTCCTCCTTTACAAAACCCTTGAAAAAATAGTAGCTACTCAACTCCAACCTGTATGAACATTTCAATCTGGTTTCTGCACCTTTCACAGTATAGAAACCAGGCTTATGAAAATCACGTCACAATCATTTAGTTCCCAATATTCCCGTTTACACTGgtgtacctcagggctctgtatTGGGACCCCTTCTTTTCATAATTTACCTTCTTTCTCTTTGTGGTACCTTTCGTAAATGCATCTTTTTTCTACTGTTATGCAGATGACAATCATCCAGCTAACCTAACTCCAACCTCgctgtaatctgactacttttagattacatttagattactttttgcTGAACCTTATTTGATGTCacatatattgaaataaataatctTGTGCTATTTTGAAAGATATATAGAACTACTAAGCTTTGTTGACCATACAGTAATATTGACCCTAATTATTGACTGTAATTCTTGACTGTAATGATCATGTCAGGTGGCGTGTGCGATTGTGGCCGGTCTGCTCCATTTCTTCTTCTTGTCTGCGTTCTGCTGGATGCTGCTGGAGGGGGTTCAGCTCTACAGGATGGTTGTTCTGGTTTTTCACACCACATTAAAACAGCTGTACATGTATGCGGTGGGATACGGAGTCCCTGTCGTCATCGTCTCCATCTCTGCCATCGCCTTCCCAAAGGGATACGGCACAGACAGACAGTGAgtgtgctattattattattattgtagatagTTAGGCCCAGTTCTATTTTTTACCCCTACCTCTTCGCCTTCCGTTGGCCCATTGAAAAACAAAGTGTGATCGTGTGGGGATAGAAATATTCCCCTAAGAAAGGAGACACCATcaccacacacacatcatcatgtcATCACTAGCGCAGGTTGCAGGCTCTGCGGACATAACATGATTCATATGGAAGATATATGCGTGCTAATCTTTTGTGTGAATGAACTGGAAACCTTGCATTTCCGATGTCACGCTCTCCAGTATGAAGACTGTTGATACATTGGTTGCCTAGTaacataaaaagcacagcacACTGCTATTTACTAATGTCAACTGAAGGCAGTGCAGAGAGTCTCTCATACAAGCCTCGGGATGTTGCAAGATGCCCAAACCATGGACATAATTACAAGGAATCAACATTCATTAcattaatgtaataaaatgtcTATGTGTCCTTGCTTGGTTTTGCAGTCGTGTTGCTGCTGTAGTTGGTGTAGTCTAGGAAATCTCGCAAACCCCTTTGTTTGTAgttgtcctgaaaaatctcagtttgaatGGCAATTTGGCCCTTTCATGACCCCTGCACCTCCAAGCAAAAGACAATTGGGACACCGATCACTTCACTTGAATGTGCAATGTGAGGGGTAGAGATAAGAGGttaaattgggattgggccttaaccACATTCTTGTCAGATGACTGCGATTACTGTAATTCCTTTAGCAGACATAAACAAGATAGACAGAGATAAACAACATATGCATATGCACGGTTTCAAATGTGCCTcagtttactttcactttcagatTTACACTGCTTTCCAGGGGGTTTCCAGAGTGAGAGAGTTTTACAGATTGAGTTCTTGTCATACATGCATGTTTAGTCTTCGCCATCATGCAGGGCCAATTCAGAATATTTCATGcacaacatatattttaaaatactgcaaaaaatgtcaaccacacaaacacacagagacacacacacacgcacgcacacacacacacatattagatatatatcatatatatattagatcatatatatatatatattagaggtgtgaacctatactggtctcacggttcggttcagttacgattatcatgccatcgattcggttcaattcgatatttcggtgcattgacgatgctttccatacacagtgttgtattttggggggtggctataagaagctgtctgtataaacacacacacacacacatgaacacacagcaccacactgtctctcattcacacacatacacaaacaaagacagcaccaaacaaacacacacacacacatgccacgcgcttgcttgctcgctcgctcgggagcgattttgtgagaccgcccactcctgtagTATTGTAAATACCCACGCTCACTTCCCTCGCGACAGAACGCATATGAGATacatgacgtcagtacataataactggttatgattattactgaaccaataccaaattgtccgcgtctgcatcgcggtgcacagaagaaacaattaattttgacacccctaatatatatatatatatatatatatatatatacaaataatctgCATTATAACAATTGACATTGCCATTAAAAttgtacacatatatatttataaatatatataatataaatatatatattactagttatatatataaaataactgtaactagtaaaagctattagttactagtttaTTTAGGTAAAGGTTTAGTAATTAGTTATGGTAACTAGTaatcttaacttttctgattttgattgtaatgtaataatgtgtgaagctgctttattgtgaaaagtgctttacaaatacACTTGAATTCAAATGAATTGAATTGGTTGCTAGACAATTATTTGTCAGCCATATAGTAtaatcagtgtgtgtttgtgtgtctgacaGTCGCTAAATCCCGCTGTTATCTGGATGCTCTCATAATTACCTGTGTTTATGCTCCAGCTGTTGGCTCTCTCTTGAATACGACTTCATCTGGAGCTTCCTCGCGCCCGTCTGCCTCATCATCGGCCTCAACAGCTTGGTTTTTGTCATCACCGTGTGGAAACTGGCTGAGAAATTCTCCAGCCTCAACCCAGACCTCTCCAAACTCCGCACTATTAGGTGGGAGCGCTTATTCggcaaactaaaaaaaacaaacatttgaccAATCTCTAATGCATCTCTGCTGGTTTTCAGGGGCTTCACGGTGACGGCGGTGGCTCAGTTGTGTGTTCTGGGAGGCATGTGGATTTTCGGCAGTTTCCTCTTCTATGAGAAAGTAACTCAGGTTGCGCTGTACCTTTTCGTCATCCTCAACAGCCTACAGGGGGCGCTGATCTTCATCATGCACTGTCTGCTGTCCAGACAGGTACTGCACACTAGCGGAGGCTGCTTTCAAGTCATTTCATGAAGCTTCGAAACCTTTACATATCTTTTCTTTTGAATCAgtggtttgttgcatgttttaaattGGTGAGATTGCCAAAATTGGCTAAATTGCTAGGTCGCATGAACTGGAGTAAATTGGCGAGGTTTGATTTTAGTAAAAAGGCTTTGTTACGTTATTACTGctttaaaaagtttagaaaattCATGGGCTCTACACTAGGGGGCGATATGTGTACTACTATAAAGTTCACATCAATCATGCAGGTTCAGTGCTTGggagtaacgcattacaagtagtTACTTAATCATATTACTTCTGTaggtaacgagtaaagtaatgcattacttttaaaaatgaatataattttgagttacttttaaaaaagcgACACCCcgaccctcttcactttcgtccgccaCAACCCCCTGGTCCACTTTTATGtgcgacacctctccatcctaTTGTAACATGCCGAATCCATTagcccgatctgttccgggatcttgcaatttacaaattaagcactgctcaaaagtaacgtaaaggctggtttatacttctgtgtcgagcaTTAGCACGACCCACGGCGCCTGTCTTGCgcatagttgtgcatttatacttctgctcactgtttgtgttgctctgcaataacacttccgaaacgctagcagGCAGTAGCttatgttatgttcctctgtattgagtttcttcatgggtgttttgtttttttctgaacgatACCTTAATGTAGAGgtggctcaaacttgctcattcagagacaggaaccggcggacgtgcaacatctttaatcataaggtaaacacaaaagtctccatctggagcttcttcacgggactcgacacttgtacaCACTTGCTCCATCGGGATCacagctctcagcaccgcccacactcggcacagctaccaagccaaccaatcagagAGCTTTCGATGTgtctttttttgagaggtgcacgtcagctaTGGCCGGACCATACGTgggcacttgacgcagaagtataagccTCAACgcattaccataaaaagtaacgcaactagttactttttagggGAGTAACTCAACATTGTAGAGCATTACTTTTTAAACTATCTTTCCACAACACTGTGCACGTTCACAAAGATCACCGCCTAGTGGTGAAGATCGCCACCTAGTGGTGAATAGGTTTCATattaggagaaaaataaatatattaattcttttttagaGTCAAACACTTtagacaacgcttgaacaaaacttaagaccttgtaaaaacgtgattaagacttttaaataccttttaagggccttaattttctcataattgatttatcaacttttttttaacttttaaagaccccgcagacaccctgtagTTCATAATCTATAATTAGCATAGCCCACAATGTGACAATAAGCCCTGAACATTGATTTTATGCAGACacgtaatatttaataatactagaTGATAAGCTAAGTGCATTTAATAAGTTATAGGCTCATCTTAACATTTGGAGTGTGTTTGAAAAAGCCAATTTTAATATATGTGTTGCTTGAGTTTTGATTGGCAGGGTCATATGTGGCATTTCCAATGttatgaatcagtgaatcattgagCTAAATAATTTGTTATGTTGCTCCAAAGCTTTGTTTCTGTA
This genomic stretch from Danio aesculapii chromosome 1, fDanAes4.1, whole genome shotgun sequence harbors:
- the LOC130221895 gene encoding adhesion G protein-coupled receptor E1 isoform X3, with translation MELKWGLLLLGLFQLSCESQNCTTGFKKEKSRCVDENECVDVRLCGNNAQCINTNGGYYCTCNEGFYSNPPNFTAGSTGQCEDINECVQNKTRCSGDMKCVNSDSTFKCVCKDGYRETRLDSGCADIDECNEVQGVCGEHSKCDNTQGSYICRCHQGFTNYGNNQSKCIEMNCDHFKTETDAEKMPIKLKELLSQLQSSCESLVTPDGERKTGEQLMENLFTSTDDLLSEINDDGETLSVLLDAVENSMRLICPQLKEPVTRMEKHNTYAEVAVTRNQTPPSGSVILSTGSALFNTSWETVVGKSYPGFAFVSLVSYKDLNSSSNLFHDVSRKKSDMEENATHKLNSKVVTVVVSNPDTKHLSEPVTLIFTHVEERVESKSVAYNCVYWAESERAWSRQGCERTWSNSTHTECSCSHLSSFAVLMSLYPVQDTFELVVITRVGLVLSLLCLFLCILTFGFCRSIQSTRNSIHLHLSVCLFIADLVFLCGISSTHNQVACAIVAGLLHFFFLSAFCWMLLEGVQLYRMVVLVFHTTLKQLYMYAVGYGVPVVIVSISAIAFPKGYGTDRHCWLSLEYDFIWSFLAPVCLIIGLNSLVFVITVWKLAEKFSSLNPDLSKLRTIRGFTVTAVAQLCVLGGMWIFGSFLFYEKVTQVALYLFVILNSLQGALIFIMHCLLSRQVREEYCKLITRICSLKEKKYSEFSTTNHSSQQPLRSDQTSGESKI